One genomic region from Prunus persica cultivar Lovell chromosome G3, Prunus_persica_NCBIv2, whole genome shotgun sequence encodes:
- the LOC18780975 gene encoding uncharacterized protein LOC18780975 — protein sequence MKEPYVFMTLLIPGPKGPCHDIDVYMRPLIDELRTLWEIGVETYDIYVKQNFQMRAALLWTINDYPAYAYMSGWSTSGKLACPYCASNTSHRRLSHGSKTCYLGHRRFLPSDHVWRNQGSQFDNTRERRLAPKRPSGDDVINELSELREITHGKDGKKHTIFGFGKDHNWKKHSIFFQLPYWKTLLVRHNLDVMHIEKNVFENVIGTMMSIDGKTKDSLNARLDLQEMGIRQRYHPEEGDNGKLYFIPGDYTLSNDDNKALCQWLMELKVPDGYSGNLSRCECFRTYLHKLKTYVRNKAHPEGSIAEGVLGDECLIFCSRYLHRVETKFNKRDRNDDGGQPSYDTSPLSIFSTPGRAFGKGVLREMSIELHKAATHYVLQNCDEALPFVQEHKNILIQSSVDNVEESHRLQFSNWISKRVTELYNDGKVSKQMLSLARGPERRVTYYPGYYISGFRFHTLQRDENKKTQNSGILVKGENQVDDVPWYGTLVDIVELRYTEGNRVVLFNCD from the exons ATGAAGGAGCCTTATGTTTTCATGACTTTACTTATTCCTGGGCCCAAGGGTCCATGCCATGACATCGATGTATACATGAGACCATTGATAGATGAATTGCGAACATTGTGGGAAATTGGTGTTGAAACTTatgatatatatgtaaaacagAATTTTCAGATGAGAGCTGCACTTCTTTGGACTATAAATGATTATCCAGCATATGCATACATGTCAGGTTGGAGTACGTCTGGCAAATTGGCATGCCCATATTGTGCATCTAATACTTCGCATCGTCGGTTATCTCATGGGTCTAAGACATGTTATTTGGGTCATAGAAGATTTTTACCGTCTGACCACGTATGGCGTAATCAAGGAAGCCAATTCGATAATACAAGGGAAAGAAGACTTGCACCTAAGAGACCATCTGGTGATGATGTGATAAATGAACTTAGTGAATTAAGAGAAATAACACATGGCAAGGATGGGAAAAAGCATACAATATTTGGGTTTGGAAAAGATCATAATTGGAAAAAACATTCGATATTTTTCCAATTGCCTTACTGGAAAACACTTTTGGTGCGTCACAATTTAGATGTCATGCacattgagaaaaatgtatttgagAATGTGATTGGCACAATGATGAGCATTGATGGTAAAACAAAAGATTCTTTAAATGCTCGTCTTGATCTTCAAGAAATGGGTATAAGACAGAGGTATCATCCAGAAGAAGGAGATAATGGTAAGCTCTATTTTATCCCAGGCGATTATACATTGTCAAATGATGATAACAAAGCTTTATGTCAATGGTTAATGGAGTTGAAAGTTCCAGATGGGTACTCTGGAAATTTATCTCGATGTGAATGCTTCAGAAC GTATTTGCATAAACTAAAGACTTATGTTCGTAATAAGGCTCATCCAGAAGGGTCTATTGCCGAAGGTGTCTTGGGAGACGAGTGTTTAATATTTTGCTCTCGCTATTTGCATCGAGTTGAAACTAAGTTTAATAAAAGAGATAGAAACGATGATGGAGGTCAACCGTCATATGATACATCTCCGTTATCTATTTTCTCAACACCTGGTCGAGCTTTTGGGAAAGGTGTACTTAGAGAGATGAGCATTGAACTTCATAAGGCTGCCACTCATTATGTCCTGCAAAATTGTGATGAAGCTTTGCCATTTGTCCA AGAACATAAGAACATTCTAATCCAGTCTAGTGTTGATAATGTGGAGGAGTCACATAGGCTTCAATTTTCAAACTGGATTTCTAAAAGG GTCACAGAACTATACAACGATGGTAAAGTTAGTAAACAAATGCTTTCTTTGGCTCGAGGTCCTGAAAGGCGAGTAACTTATTATCCTGGTTATTATATTAGTGGTTTTAGATTTCATACATTGCAGCGTGATgagaataaaaaaacacaaaatagtGGAATTCTGGTTAAGGGGGAGAATCAGGTTGACGATGTGCCTTGGTATGGAACCTTAGTAGATATTGTGGAGCTTCGTTACACAGAAGGAAATAGAGTTGTATTGTTCAATTGTGATTAG
- the LOC18781400 gene encoding thiol protease SEN102, with protein MEKAFSFIKDNGLSTEKDYPYKGSDGICDEDSLKNSAVNISGYESIPANSEKSLQAAVAHQPVSVAVDAAGYAFQFYSSGTFTGQCGKNLNHGVTAVGYGEDSGKKYWIVKNSWGPDWGESGYIRMTRDSVDKKGTCGIAMQASYPVKG; from the coding sequence ATGGAAAAAGCGTTTAGTTTCATAAAAGATAACGGACTCTCCACTGAAAAGGATTATCCTTACAAAGGATCAGATGGCATATGTGATGAAGATAGTTTGAAAAACAGTGCTGTGAACATAAGTGGCTATGAAAGCATACCTGCCAATAGTGAGAAAAGCCTCCAAGCAGCAGTTGCACACCAACCTGTCTCTGTTGCAGTTGACGCTGCCGGTTATGCTTTTCAATTCTATTCTTCAGGTACCTTCACTGGCCAATGTGGAAAGAATCTCAACCACGGGGTCACAGCAGTCGGCTATGGGGAAGATAGTGGTAAAAAGTACTGGATTGTAAAGAATTCTTGGGGTCCTGACTGGGGTGAATCTGGTTATATAAGAATGACACGTGATTCGGTTGATAAGAAAGGTACCTGCGGCATTGCCATGCAGGCTAGCTACCCTGTTAAGGGTTGA
- the LOC18779797 gene encoding pentatricopeptide repeat-containing protein At1g06270, whose product MAIRAAKFCRSFLPLHCRLLQYCSIYSISSSQMLQETIKNAVEAKTYQKIPDLLKSSAQACQNPNPFSFLSSFPHNLRTQVVDEILQSFIPLRPRSRGQIAYSYLLSFTLQCSNPFPLALAILQRTLRSGCIPVPQTLLLLSSAWLNCRNESHSVSKILLEMQSIGYHPDCGTCNYLISSLCSVDQLNEAVKVLKEMSRAGCVPDLESFDTVIGAMCTVRRTAEAIDMIKQMVEKVGLTPRQGTIAKVAAALRANRNIWRAVEMIEFLERDGYPVGFESYELVVNGCLDCGEYILAGKVVMGMTERGFIPYIRTRQKVVERLAGAGEWKLACSVRQRFGELRS is encoded by the coding sequence ATGGCTATCAGAGCAGCAAAGTTTTGCAGATCCTTTCTTCCTCTACATTGTCGTCTCCTCCAATATTGTTCCATCTACTCAATCTCTTCATCACAGATGCTCCAAGAAACTATAAAAAATGCGGTTGAAGCCAAAACTTACCAGAAAATTCCCGATCTTCTCAAATCCTCTGCTCAAGCTTGCCAAAACCCAAATCCTTTCTCATTCCTTTCATCCTTTCCCCACAACCTTAGAACGCAAGTGGTTGATGAAATTTTGCAGTCTTTCATCCCTCTAAGACCTCGCTCTCGGGGTCAGATTGCCTATTCCTACCTCCTGTCCTTTACATTGCAATGCTCCAATCCCTTCCCTCTTGCTCTTGCCATCCTCCAACGAACTCTTCGCTCTGGTTGCATTCCTGTCCCCCAAAcccttcttctcctctcttctgCTTGGCTGAACTGCCGGAATGAATCTCACTCTGTCTCTAAGATCCTATTAGAAATGCAGTCAATTGGATATCATCCGGACTGTGGTACATGCAACTACCTTATATCGTCTTTGTGTTCTGTTGATCAGTTGAATGAGGCAGTGAAAGTCTTAAAGGAAATGAGTAGGGCAGGATGTGTTCCTGATTTGGAGAGTTTTGACACGGTAATTGGTGCAATGTGCACTGTCAGAAGAACAGCTGAGGCAATAGATATGATTAAGCAAATGGTAGAGAAAGTTGGGTTGACACCAAGGCAGGGGACGATTGCAAAAGTGGCAGCAGCATTGCGAGCAAACAGAAATATATGGAGAGCAGTTGAGATGATTGAGTTCTTAGAGAGGGATGGCTACCCTGTCGGCTTTGAGAGCTATGAGTTGGTGGTTAATGGGTGCTTGGATTGTGGTGAGTATATTTTGGCGGGGAAAGTGGTGATGGGGATGACGGAGAGAGGTTTTATACCTTATATTAGGACCAGGCAGAAGGTTGTTGAGAGGTTGGCTGGTGCTGGTGAATGGAAGCTGGCTTGTTCTGTGAGGCAAAGATTTGGAGAGTTGAGGTCTTAG
- the LOC18778919 gene encoding glucosidase 2 subunit beta isoform X1 — translation MDASFILITCFLLASSFTIVHSLSKPPLLGVHPLDEQYFASEVIKCKDNSKSFTRDRLNDNFCDCVDGTDEPGTSACPAGKFYCRNIGSTPQFLFSSRVNDHFCDCCDGSDEYDGSVNCPNTCIMGGNIEYKTDHRFSRVGGLVGDLGHVGAKQAKNGVSLDDLIQKLKGLKILIIIQVVITIVVVVFRILRRRARSKRRRHHKVIQHLLFCFWFYTSMMADFLMGSSKYV, via the exons ATGGATGCGAGTTTTATACTCATCACCTGTTTTCTTCTGGCCTCGTCCTTCACCATTGttcactctctctccaaaCCACCTCTTCTTGGAGTTCACCCACTCG ATGAGCAGTACTTTGCTTCAGAAGTGATCAAGTGCAAGGACAACTCCAAGTCCTTCACCAGAGATCGCCTCAATGACAATTTCTGTGATTGTGTTGACGGAACCGACGAGCCTG GAACTTCCGCTTGTCCTGCAGGCAAATTTTATTGTAGAAATATAGGAAGTACACCACAATTCCTATTTTCATCTCGAGTTAACGATCATTTTTGTG ATTGCTGTGATGGAAGCGACGAGTATGATGGTAGTGTCAATTGTCCAAACACATGCATAATGGGCGggaatattgagtacaaaactgaCCATCGCTTCTCAAGAGTTGGGGGTCTAGTTGGGGATCTAGGGCATGTCGGTGCAAAACAAGCCAAAAATGGAGTTAGTTTGGATGACTTGATTCAGAAGCTAAAAG GTTTGAAGATATTAATAATCATACAAGTAGTTATTACTATTGTTGTCGTGGTTTTCCGGATACTCCGTCGTCGTGCCAGATCTAAAAGAAGGCGTCACCACAAAGTAATTCAACATTTGTTATTCTGCTTTTG GTTTTATACCAGCATGATGGCTGATTTTCTAATGGGTTCCTCCAAGTATGTCTAA
- the LOC18778919 gene encoding glucosidase 2 subunit beta isoform X2, whose product MDASFILITCFLLASSFTIVHSLSKPPLLGVHPLDEQYFASEVIKCKDNSKSFTRDRLNDNFCDCVDGTDEPGTSACPAGKFYCRNIGSTPQFLFSSRVNDHFCDCCDGSDEYDGSVNCPNTCIMGGNIEYKTDHRFSRVGGLVGDLGHVGAKQAKNGVSLDDLIQKLKGLKILIIIQVVITIVVVVFRILRRRARSKRRRHHKVLYQHDG is encoded by the exons ATGGATGCGAGTTTTATACTCATCACCTGTTTTCTTCTGGCCTCGTCCTTCACCATTGttcactctctctccaaaCCACCTCTTCTTGGAGTTCACCCACTCG ATGAGCAGTACTTTGCTTCAGAAGTGATCAAGTGCAAGGACAACTCCAAGTCCTTCACCAGAGATCGCCTCAATGACAATTTCTGTGATTGTGTTGACGGAACCGACGAGCCTG GAACTTCCGCTTGTCCTGCAGGCAAATTTTATTGTAGAAATATAGGAAGTACACCACAATTCCTATTTTCATCTCGAGTTAACGATCATTTTTGTG ATTGCTGTGATGGAAGCGACGAGTATGATGGTAGTGTCAATTGTCCAAACACATGCATAATGGGCGggaatattgagtacaaaactgaCCATCGCTTCTCAAGAGTTGGGGGTCTAGTTGGGGATCTAGGGCATGTCGGTGCAAAACAAGCCAAAAATGGAGTTAGTTTGGATGACTTGATTCAGAAGCTAAAAG GTTTGAAGATATTAATAATCATACAAGTAGTTATTACTATTGTTGTCGTGGTTTTCCGGATACTCCGTCGTCGTGCCAGATCTAAAAGAAGGCGTCACCACAAA GTTTTATACCAGCATGATGGCTGA